One part of the Phoenix dactylifera cultivar Barhee BC4 chromosome 4, palm_55x_up_171113_PBpolish2nd_filt_p, whole genome shotgun sequence genome encodes these proteins:
- the LOC103707177 gene encoding glyoxysomal processing protease, glyoxysomal: MEVPEIARFARDFSVMVRIQGPDPKRLKIRRHAFHLHQSGKTILSASGLLLPMGSLNDTPPVFDHICSIHGYSGALVVTVASVVEPFMTAQYRNNPSQEFVPQLIPGASIDVLVEGEKTGTNGLGEHETSHSWLPSHLLALVDVSASSAALLSLIGAHNGSSEHSSWELGWSLAPLKHETVGAFQKQVGNDIRSSLDIYGNQSSDESSNLSKMAKSATRIAILGVPDLDLEKLIHINTSPPQERGNLLLVMGSPFGVLSPLHFFNSTFYGAVANCCPSHSHQSSLLMADVHCLPGMEGGPVFDKHACLTGILTTPLRQKDGRAEIQLVITWDAIATAWVNQVQKEPKRAQKEQTDRQIDSSPFKKALSSIVLVTVGSGAWASGIVLNKHGLILTNAHIVEPWRFGRTSLLGLPDKNTILSVRHDIPVSSQEGNAGEQESQILFPSLLGGSSSFGVREHGASLLNFSHNRYGSISVRLDHMECPIWCSARVAYVSKGPLDIALLQLESVPNQLHAINPEFRCPPSGLSVHVIGHGLLGPRSDVCPSVSSGVVANVVKMPGPLHLHGSKKMEAEIKNIPVMLQTTAAVHPGASGGAVVNSDGHMIGLVTSNARHGGGNIIPHLNFSIPCAALEPIFKFSEKQDLSLLQVLDKPNELLSSIWALVPAQSPKSHLPLEKSSREGKGSRFSKFLAEKHAEFTPRRDVEALNKDKLHSKI; the protein is encoded by the exons atggaggtgCCTGAAATTGCCCGATTCGCCCGTGACTTCTCGGTCATGGTCAGGATCCAGGGCCCT GATCCTAAACGCCTAAAGATACGGAGGCATGCGTTCCACCTTCATCA GTCAGGAAAGACCATCCTCTCCGCCTCTGGTCTTCTGCTGCCGATGGGTTCACTGAATGACACTCCTCCGGTTTTCGATCATATCTGCAGCATCCATGGTTACTCTGGTGCTCTTGTTGTTACGGTCGCATCAGTTGTGGAGCCTTTCATGACTGCTCAATATAGAAATAACCCCTCCCAG GAATTTGTCCCCCAGTTGATTCCCGGTGCTTCCATTGATGTTCTTGTAGAG GGTGAGAAGACAGGGACTAATGGGCTTGGCGAACATGAGACTTCTCATAGTTGGCTTCCATCTCATCTGCTGGCTTTG GTCGATGTTTCTGCATCTTCTGCTGCTCTCCTATCCTTGATTGGTGCTCATAATGGTTCATCTGAGCATTCTTCATGGGAATTGGGCTGGTCCTTGGCACCCTTGAAACATGAGACGGTAGGTGCTTTCCAAAAAcag GTTGGGAATGATATCAGGTCTTCGCTTGACATTTACGGGAATCAGTCATCTGATGAATCAAGCAATCTCTCCAAAATGGCGAAGTCTGCCACAAGAATAGCTATTCTTGGAGTTCCTGATTTGGAtcttgag AAACTGATTCACATAAATACATCACCACCTCAAGAGAGAGGAAATCTTCTTTTAGTGATGGGTTCACCTTTTGGGGTCTTGTCACCATTGCATTTTTTTAACAG CACATTCTATGGAGCTGTAGCAAATTGTTGCCCGTCACATTCTCATCAAAGCTCACTACTGATGGCTGATGTTCATTGTCTTCCTG GAATGGAAGGTGGGCCTGTTTTTGACAAGCATGCTTGTCTCACTGGTATCTTAACAACGCCACTAAGACAAAAAGATGGCAGAGCTGAGATACAG CTGGTGATTACTTGGGATGCAATAGCAACTGCATGGGTTAATCAGGTGCAGAAGGAACCTAAGAGAGCCCAGAAAGAACAAACTGACAGACAAATTGATAGT tcTCCATTCAAAAAGGCTCTCTCTTCAATTGTTCTTGTTACAGTAGGTAGTGGAGCTTGGGCTTCAGGGATTGTACTCAATAAACATGGCCTTATTCTCACAAATGCGCACATTGTGGAACCATGGAGATTTGGAAGAACATCTTTACTGGGTCTACCAGACAAAAATACCATATTATCTGTTCGACATGATATACCTGTTTCTTCGCAAGAAGGAAACGCTGGTGAACAGGAGAGCCAGATCTTGTTTCCATCACTGCTGGGAGGTTCCAGTTCTTTTGGGGTTAGGGAGCATGGTGCGTCACTGTTGAATTTTAGTCACAACAGATATGGAAGCATATCAGTTCGCTTGGATCACATGGAGTGTCCAATATGGTGTAGTGCTAGAGTGGCTTATGTTTCAAAGGGGCCACTTGACATCGCACTGCTTCAACTTGAATCTGTTCCAAATCAACTCCATGCAATCAATCCCGAATTCAGATGCCCGCCTTCAGGTCTATCTGTCCACGTTATTGGACACGGTCTTCTTGGGCCTCGATCCG ATGTCTGCCCATCTGTTTCCTCTGGAGTTGTAGCAAATGTCGTCAAGATGCCAGGACCCCTGCACCTCCATGGGTCTAAAAAAATGGAGGCTGAGATAAAAAATATCCCAGTCATGCTCCAAACAACAGCTGCTGTTCATCCAGGAGCAAGTGGTGGTGCTGTAGTCAATTCTGATGGTCATATGATTGGTCTTGTCACAAG cAATGcaaggcatggtggagggaacATCATACCGCATTTGAACTTCAGCATACCTTGTGCAGCTTTGGAACCTATCTTCAAGTTCTCAG AGAAGCAGGATCTCTCATTATTACAAGTTCTAGACAAACCAAATGAACTGCTCTCATCCATCTGGGCATTGGTTCCCGCACAATCTCCAAAGTCGCATTTGCCATTAGAAAAGAGCAGCAGGGAAGGAAAAGGATCTCGTTTTTCCAAATTTCTTGCTGAGAAGCATGCAGAGTTTACCCCTCGAAGGGATGTAGAGGCGCTTAATAAAGATAAGCTCCATAGCAAGATATGA
- the LOC103707184 gene encoding transcription factor GTE12-like, producing MVSEGDLITIQNAPLQFFHLTEMPGAEKLSLKKKFKTELVQVRSAIENVIVDCEKRLSQKHSAVVEDHVDVLENGGSGNTVESVHSFSDSDSQLFLTSENDQASINKKRKTPEINTNQNDTDNCSNNEEIMLTEKSEPASIVTGGYKGNTRGKVDSQTGKGEKMDITKMRECASILRKLMNHPFGWVFKQPVDPVKLNIPDYFAIISKPMDLGTVKHKLASKQYSSIHQFAADVKLTFSNAMHYNPPGNDVHIMAKELNNIFNTRWKTLEGKCRKESSTSLQQSVRNLQTPALASRQVGQGKPVCRADSLPGRCLTSADKLKLREELANMPVRKMSPQLLDFLQKKTCLLGKIEDIIKVDIGIFDEETLWELQQIIRSSVDVRPIESEQAKKSVMRPLQDSCKGNGGTGLRSDGANSKALLSLSACMTCANMDSHCNYHNDFTQASSSDVDSERSSDREGHSCHSIAYDPDFRKTKIGMQRIDPNSDSDGVSVVDKDVVQSGSHPSSPATTATKGEADLCAGQLSPTKALRAAMLKSRFADTILKAQQKTLLSHGEKVDPAKLQREREKLEKKQRDEKARIEAEVKAAEAAARMKAEAEMKMQREREREAARLALQKMEKTVDVDNSHLVKDLENFGYPQPGHNLDMPDEMVVNFMDGFEVQSGLAHPLEQLGLFMKNEDMDEEVDNWISATDNGDVEEGEIGCS from the exons atgGTCTCTGAAGGCGACTTGATTACTATACAAAATGCACCTCTTCAATTCTTTCACCTGACAGAAATGCCTGGTGCTGAAAAACTGTCACTGAAGAAGAAGTTTAAGACCGAACTTGTCCAAGTGAGATCCGCAATTGAAAATGTCATAGTAGATTGTGAGAAAAGATTGTCTCAGAAACATTCTGCTGTCGTGGAAGACCATGTAGATGTCCTTGAAAATGGTGGTTCTGGTAACACTGTTGAATCTGTTCATTCCTTTTCTGATTCCGACAGCCAGCTGTTCTTGACCAGTGAGAATGATCAGGCTTCGATtaacaagaaaaggaaaacacCTGAAATAAACACAAATCAAAATGATACTGATAATTGTTCTAATAATGAAGAGATCATGCTCACTGAGAAGTCTGAACCAGCATCCATTGTGACTGGTGGTTATAAAGGAAATACCCGGGGAAAGGTGGACAGTCAAACTGGAAAAGGtgagaaaatggatattacgAAGATGAGGGAGTGTGCTAGTATCCTGAGGAAACTAATGAATCATCCTTTTGGCTGGGTCTTCAAGCAACCTGTAGATCCGGTGAAGTTAAACATCCCAGATTATTTTGCAATTATCTCCAAACCAATGGACTTAGGCACTGTAAAACATAAACTTGCAAGCAAGCAGTACTCGAGCATTCATCAGTTTGCAGCAGATGTAAAACTTACATTCTCCAACGCAATGCATTATAATCCTCCTGGAAATGATGTCCATATCATGGCCAAGGAATTAAATAACATTTTCAATACAAGATGGAAAACATTGGAGGGAAAATGCAGAAAGGAAAGCTCAACATCTTTGCAGCAGTCAGTAAGGAACTTGCAGACACCAGCTCTTGCCTCAAGGCAAGTGGGTCAGGGAAAACCTGTCTGTCGCGCAGATTCATTGCCCGGAAGGTGCTTAACATCAGCTGACAAACTGAAGCTGAGAGAAGAGTTAGCAAATATGCCAGTAAGAAAAATGTCACCACAGTTGCTTGATTTTCTTCAGAAGAAAACTTGTTTACTTGGCAAAATTGAAGACATAATCAAGGTGGACATTGGTATATTTGATGAGGAGACTCTGTGGGAATTGCAACAGATCATAAGGAGTTCTGTGGATGTAAGACCTATTGAG TCTGAACAGGCAAAAAAAAGTGTCATGCGCCCTTTGCAGGACTCATGCAAAG GTAATGGCGGAACCGGACTTAGATCTGATGGTGCCAATAGTAAAGCCCTTTTGAGCCTTTCAGCTTGTATGACATGCGCTAATATGGATAGCCACTGCAATTATCACAATGACTTTACTCAAGCTTCATCTAGTG ATGTGGATTCTGAAAGATCTTCAGATAGAGAGGGTCATTCATGCCATTCCATTGCGTATGATCCG GATTTTAGGAAGACTAAAATTGGAATGCAGAGGATTGATCCAAATTCTGATTCAGATG GGGTTTCAGTTGTTGACAAAGATGTTGTCCAATCTGGTTCTCATCCTTCTAGTCCAGCTACCACTGCTACAAAAG GAGAGGCTGATCTTTGTGCAGGGCAGTTATCACCAACTAAAGCTCTCCGTGCTGCAATGCTGAAGAGCCGTTTTGCTGACACCATCCTGAAAGCACAACAGAAAACACTTCTGAGTCAT GGTGAGAAAGTAGACCCGGCAAAGTTGCAGCGAGAAAGAGAAAAGTTGGAAAAGAAGCAGCGGGATG AAAAGGCAAGGATTGAGGCCGAAGTCAAGGCTGCTGAAGCAGCTGCACGAATGAAGGCAGAAGCTGAGATGAAAATGCAaagggagagggaaagagaagCAGCTCGCCTGGCACTGCAAAAG ATGGAAAAGACTGTTGATGTTGACAATAGCCATTTAGTGAAAGATCTTGAAAACTTCGGATATCCACAGCCAGGGCACAACCTTGACATGCCTGATGAAATGGTTGTTAATTTTATGGACGGGTTTGAGGTGCAGTCTGGTCTTGCTCATCCGTTGGAGCAGTTGGGTTTGTTCATGAAGAACGAAGATATGGATGAGGAAGTTGATAACTGGATCTCGGCCACCGACAATGGTGACGTGGAAGAGGGGGAGATAGGTTGTTCGTAA